The window ACGCCCCTCGCCGCCCTGGCCCTGACCTTTTGCAACTCAGCATTCGCCCACGAAGCCGCGCCTTCAGAAAAGGTAACCGTGTTGCAGGACCAGATGTTGAAAAACGCACCGGGTAAAAAAGCGCTGATGATCGAAGTCGATTACAAACCCGGCCAATCATCCATCGCCCACAAGCACGAGGGCACGGCCATGGCTTACGTCCTTTCGGGAGAAATCATTTCCCAGGTCAAAGGCGAAAAGGCGATCACGTACAAGGCCGGTGAATACTGGTACGAACCGGCCGGCTCGGAGCATTTGGTCTCGAAAAATGCCAGTACCAGCAAACCCGCCAAACTGTTGGTGTTTATGGTGTTAGCGCCAGAAGAAAAAATATTGATCCCTTTGGAAAACTGATAGCTGTTACGTCAGCCATAAATAAACAGGCTCGAATTAAGCATTCGGGCCTTTTTATTTCCCGGCGTAATTAACCGGGGGCTTTTAAACCAAACAAAACTAGTAGTCGCCTCACAAGTACGGTGATTGGCCAACTCATTCAGTGACGATAGGTTTAGTCTGGAATCTCCCCAACTGTGTCCGACCTATTAACTTTCCGACTCAAGTTGTTTCACGGGAGAAACACCATGAAACTTGCACTTGTCAGTACCTTGTCGATGACGGTTCTTTTAACGGGTTGTTCTATTCCCACTGCACCGAAGGCTGTTTCTTCGCTCGACGGCATTTTCACCGAGCCGGTGGGCCGCAGCAGCGCCACGCATATCACCAATGGCAGCAACGTGTCCCTGGGCATCGTGTACAGCCGCAACACTCAAACCAACCGCGCCTACCTTCAGGATTACCAGGCCAACGCCGGCACCGGTTTCGGCCAGAGCCTGTTGGTGCAGTCGATTCACGACGCTTACGTCGCCACCTCCAAACCGGACCTGGCGGTGGACTGGGTCAAAGCATCCTTGCAACGTCAGTTTGGCTCGGTGACGGTGTACCCGGACATGCAAAGTCTAAGGGCCGCTAAACCGGACGTGGTCGCCATCGTCGATACGCGCAGTCAATTGATGACCTCGCGCAGTTCGGATATCAGCGCGAATGTCAGCGCGTCGTTCTACGATTCCAACTTCAACTACATCGGCACTGCGCAAGGTCATGACGCTAAAGAACTGAGTCCGATATGGGCGGACTATAAGCGCAGCGAAGAGATCGTTGCCGATATAAACGAACAACAGAATGTGCAAGTTCGGGCGCTGCAGAAGTTTGACCGGTCGCTCAGTAATTTATTGACCAGGCCGACAGATAAAGTGTCGATGATCGATAACACAACAGGTCAAAAGTTGTATTGAGGCAAATGGCCCCATCTCGAGCAGGTTCGCTCCCACATTAGTTCTGTGTACGATGCAAACTAATGTGGGAGTGAGCCTGCTCGCGATGAGGCCCGACCAAACGCCACAAAAATACCAGGCAAAAAAAACCCCGCATCTCTCAATGCGGGGCTTCTTCATTCAGCGCCTGATCAGGCAGCCGGCTCCAACTCAGCGCTGGCAATGCTAGTGGCAGTGACTGGCACTACCGCTTGACCGCTCAACGCCAGATCCAGCAACTCACGGTTGGCCACCGCATACATGGCGTAATCAGTGCCGCTGGCGGCACGGATTTCTACCAGCATGGCGCGCCAGCGTTCGATCATGCCTTCGTGCTCTTCCATCCACAGCTCCAGACGGGTTTCCACGTCCTGGGTGCCGTCGCCCTGTTGCAGGACAGAGATGGTGATCGCACGTTGTTGCCAGTCGACATCGTCGCGGAACGCTTCACGAGCCAGGGCCTGCCAGTTGTTTTCAACCGGCAGAGCGCTGATCTGTTGCAGATACCAGGTGATGTCCAGCGCGCTGCCCACGGCGAAGTAAGCCTTCGCCACGTCGGCGGGGTTCTGACCGGTCACGTCGGACGCTTCGATGATCGGCAGCAAGGTGTACAGGTGAGTGGTGCCTGCAACCATGCGCGCCAGCAACTCAGGAACGCCAGCCGCAACGTACGCCTGATAACGGGTCTGCCAGCCTTCGCGGGTCGGGCCTTCCAGCAGTTCGTCGAGCTTGAGGCCCAGCGCTGCCAGATGTGGACCGAAGTGCGCGACGTCACGGGCAGCATTCTGCTCGTTGCGACGGCTGCGCAGGAACCAGCGCGTAGCGCGACGGCCCAGACGCATCAGCTCATCCATTAGCTCCAGTTGCACGTCGGCAGAAACCTGGTAGTCCAAGGCTTCAATCTGACGGAACCAGTGCGGGAGGTGGAAGATGTCACGCACGATCACGTAAGCACCGGCCACGTTCGCCGGGCTCATACCGGTCGACTCTTTGAGTCGTTGAACGAAGGTGATGCCCATGTGGTTGACCAGATCGTTGGCGATCTGGGTGCTGACGATTTCACGCTTCAGACGGTGACGGCGCATGGCGTCGGAGAACTTGCTCACCAGGGTCGGCGGGAAAGCGGTTTCCATGTCGCGCGTCAGGTAATCGTCGTCCGGCACCAGGGAATTGAGCAGCGCTTCCTTGAGGTCGATCTTGCTGTAGGAGATCAGCACCGACAGCTCTGCACGGGTCAGGCCATGGCCTTCCGCGAGACGCTCGTTGATCGCTTCTTCGGACGGCAGGAACTCGATGGCGCGATCCAGCTTGCCGCGGCCTTCCAGATCGTTCATCAGGCGCTTGTATTCGGCAATCCGCACGAAGGCGCGGCGTGCCGCCAGGGACAATGCCTGAGTCTGCTTGTAGTTGTTGCCCAGCACCAGGTTGCCGACTTCGTCGGTCATGCTCGCCAGCAACTGGTTACGTTGCTTGTCGGTCATGTCACCGGCATGAACCACTTCGTTCAGCAGGATCTTGATGTTCACTTCGTGGTCGGAGCAGTCCACACCACCGGCGTTGTCGATGAAGTCGGTGTTGGAACCGCCGCCATTGAGGCCGAATTCGACACGACCCAGCTGGGTCATACCGAGGTTACCGCCCTCGCCCACGACTTTGCAGCGCAGTTCGTTGCCGTTCACGCGCAGTGCATCGTTGGCCTTGTCGCCGACATCGGCGTGGCTTTCGCTGCTGGCTTTGACGTACGTACCGATACCGCCGTTCCACAACAGATCCACCGGTGCCTTGAGCAAGGCGTTCAGCAGTTCGGTCGGGGTCAGCTTGTCAGCCTGAATGTCGAAGCGCTCTTTCATCTGCGGGGAAATCGCGATGCTTTTCGCGCTACGGGAGAAGATCCCGCCGCCTTCGGACATGATGCTGGTGTCGTAATCCGACCAGGCCGAACGCGGCAGGTCGAACAGGCGCTGACGCTCGGCGAAGCTGTTCGCCGGCTCCGGGTTCGGGTCAATGAAGATGTGCAGGTGGTTGAACGCTGCGACCAGTTGCAGCTTGTCGGACATCAACAAGCCGTTACCGAACACGTCACCGGCCATG of the Pseudomonas frederiksbergensis genome contains:
- a CDS encoding cupin domain-containing protein, which encodes MNAFRYCATPLAALALTFCNSAFAHEAAPSEKVTVLQDQMLKNAPGKKALMIEVDYKPGQSSIAHKHEGTAMAYVLSGEIISQVKGEKAITYKAGEYWYEPAGSEHLVSKNASTSKPAKLLVFMVLAPEEKILIPLEN
- a CDS encoding ATPase; the protein is MKLALVSTLSMTVLLTGCSIPTAPKAVSSLDGIFTEPVGRSSATHITNGSNVSLGIVYSRNTQTNRAYLQDYQANAGTGFGQSLLVQSIHDAYVATSKPDLAVDWVKASLQRQFGSVTVYPDMQSLRAAKPDVVAIVDTRSQLMTSRSSDISANVSASFYDSNFNYIGTAQGHDAKELSPIWADYKRSEEIVADINEQQNVQVRALQKFDRSLSNLLTRPTDKVSMIDNTTGQKLY